From one Lactiplantibacillus paraplantarum genomic stretch:
- a CDS encoding minor capsid protein, protein MTKLSYWEKRHLRVKQRAIKNTQAYEKALQPGLNGAYREIAKEASSWVDKYAANEGLSSDQAIKALDGIKTKHWQNTLAQFEAKAKTGGYEQELNSEYYKSRLARLSALEDQMRKLTRGLAKKHASSMETALTKQYEDTYMRTTFNVQQQRGAFTSDFAHFNEAQLQTVVSRPWAKDGKDFSQRIWRNYQQELPSYLMDSLFRATVMGWGVDKVAQRMHAQFQDVKRNQIHNLVQSELGHIQEEATAKSYEESGIDAYEYMATLESHTCNICAKLDGQHFAMKDRRVGINYPLIHARCRCTTVPWIADLPDVGERWMRDPETGKGKLIENATYADWWKEYGTANRVWNNGDITQMLSKKPIARISELTAAQLEGMIIQVERQRPDVPDDIYHGAYRQNMLDYAHQLGYDVKPTIINWKDSLLIPDSAKIYRYTDRKQQLLRGPLEYSTTNNSLNGRGIYFGADYQYTTKKYGYSPNELVTGTMAADSVIVNQFEFQAALQKQMQIYGIKEKVQPLVGEMLFDYVAMGLGVDGWYNSNGDKFVVLNRGKVGIIDENK, encoded by the coding sequence ATGACCAAACTTAGTTATTGGGAGAAGCGTCATTTGCGCGTTAAGCAGCGAGCAATCAAGAATACGCAAGCTTATGAGAAGGCACTGCAACCCGGATTGAACGGCGCCTACCGTGAGATTGCCAAGGAAGCCAGCTCATGGGTTGATAAGTATGCCGCCAATGAGGGGTTAAGTTCTGATCAAGCCATTAAGGCATTGGACGGCATCAAGACCAAACATTGGCAGAATACGCTAGCGCAGTTCGAAGCTAAGGCCAAGACTGGAGGGTATGAACAGGAGTTAAACAGTGAATATTATAAGAGCCGCTTAGCGCGTCTGTCAGCGCTTGAAGACCAAATGCGTAAACTTACCCGTGGGCTAGCCAAGAAACATGCTAGCAGTATGGAAACAGCGTTGACGAAGCAATATGAAGACACTTATATGCGGACTACGTTTAATGTTCAGCAACAGCGTGGCGCGTTTACTTCGGATTTCGCTCATTTCAATGAGGCCCAGCTTCAAACAGTGGTATCTCGGCCATGGGCTAAAGATGGCAAGGACTTCTCACAACGGATTTGGAGGAACTATCAGCAAGAACTGCCTAGTTATTTAATGGATTCGCTGTTTCGTGCAACTGTGATGGGTTGGGGCGTTGATAAAGTTGCCCAACGAATGCACGCCCAGTTCCAAGATGTGAAGCGAAATCAGATTCATAACCTGGTGCAATCTGAATTAGGCCATATCCAAGAAGAAGCAACCGCTAAGAGCTACGAAGAAAGCGGTATTGATGCTTACGAATATATGGCAACGCTTGAAAGTCATACTTGTAACATATGCGCTAAGTTAGACGGTCAACATTTTGCGATGAAAGACCGGCGAGTTGGCATTAACTACCCCTTGATCCACGCTCGGTGCCGCTGTACGACAGTACCGTGGATTGCGGATTTACCCGATGTGGGTGAACGTTGGATGCGTGATCCTGAGACTGGTAAAGGTAAGTTAATTGAGAATGCTACCTATGCTGATTGGTGGAAGGAATATGGAACTGCCAACAGGGTTTGGAATAATGGTGACATTACTCAAATGTTGAGTAAGAAGCCGATTGCCCGTATCAGTGAGTTAACTGCTGCTCAGCTTGAAGGCATGATAATTCAGGTTGAACGGCAAAGGCCAGACGTACCGGACGATATTTATCATGGTGCCTACCGCCAAAATATGTTGGACTATGCCCACCAACTGGGCTATGATGTTAAACCAACTATTATTAATTGGAAGGATTCGCTACTAATTCCTGATAGTGCGAAAATTTATCGTTATACTGATCGAAAGCAGCAATTGTTGCGGGGTCCGCTGGAGTATTCGACAACCAACAATTCTCTTAATGGACGGGGAATATATTTTGGTGCAGATTATCAGTATACTACCAAAAAATATGGCTATTCGCCTAATGAACTTGTCACTGGTACAATGGCAGCGGATAGCGTTATCGTAAATCAATTTGAGTTTCAGGCTGCATTGCAAAAACAAATGCAAATATATGGAATTAAAGAGAAAGTACAGCCACTGGTTGGCGAGATGTTATTCGATTACGTTGCAATGGGCTTAGGCGTTGATGGGTGGTATAATTCAAATGGTGATAAGTTTGTCGTATTGAATCGAGGAAAGGTGGGAATTATTGATGAAAATAAATGA
- a CDS encoding phage portal protein, producing METKAMIQLLKNTDGRRTRFNRHYSTALRYYHNENDITLRNDGESKTKEEGKEAEDGPLRHADNRVSSNYAQLLIDQEAGYLATVPPAIDVEDDNLNDKIKNTLGDNFNLRLNQLVVDASNAGVGWLHYWIDDDKQFRYGIVPPDQVTPIYSSDLDRKLLAVRRSYKELDPDTGKQFNVHEYWTAKDVTVFKSKLSDYSDLETIDDRFPTYDVSTGDEVGAGAVFDHGFGRVPFIAFPKNKDQRPELLKVKGFIDVFDNVYNGFVNDINDVQQVILVLTNYGGTDLSEFMKTLKQDKAIKMDNLGPSDKSGVDKLTIDIPVEARDNVLNRTDSKIFVDGQGINPTDFKAIGNASGTAIRALYGHLELKASNTEAYFRDALSELVRAIMGWLGVSDADSRPISQTWTRTAIQNSLEQAQVVAQVAQYSSDEAVAKANPIVDDWQEELKNRQDDIVAQDGYGNPDADDQLGGEDDDQT from the coding sequence TTGGAAACAAAAGCGATGATCCAATTGTTAAAGAATACCGACGGGCGACGAACTCGGTTTAACCGTCACTACAGTACAGCCTTGCGCTATTACCACAATGAAAATGATATTACATTGCGAAATGATGGTGAGTCTAAGACTAAAGAAGAAGGCAAGGAAGCCGAGGACGGCCCATTACGTCATGCTGATAACCGGGTTAGTAGTAATTATGCTCAGCTATTAATTGATCAGGAAGCGGGCTATCTTGCAACGGTGCCACCGGCAATTGACGTTGAGGACGACAATCTTAACGATAAAATCAAAAATACGTTAGGCGACAACTTTAACCTGCGTCTGAATCAGTTAGTAGTTGATGCTAGTAATGCTGGTGTTGGTTGGCTTCATTATTGGATTGATGATGACAAGCAGTTCCGTTATGGTATTGTGCCGCCTGATCAGGTTACTCCCATTTATAGCAGTGACCTCGATCGTAAATTACTGGCAGTGCGGCGTAGCTACAAAGAGCTGGACCCAGATACCGGTAAGCAATTCAATGTTCACGAATATTGGACGGCTAAAGATGTAACAGTGTTTAAGTCCAAGCTGTCAGACTATAGTGATCTGGAAACGATTGACGACCGATTCCCAACTTATGATGTATCAACTGGTGATGAAGTGGGTGCTGGTGCCGTATTTGACCATGGGTTTGGCCGGGTACCCTTTATTGCCTTCCCTAAAAACAAGGACCAACGCCCAGAGTTGTTGAAGGTCAAGGGGTTCATCGATGTGTTCGATAACGTTTATAACGGCTTCGTGAACGACATTAACGACGTACAACAAGTTATTTTAGTGCTTACCAATTATGGTGGCACCGACTTGTCAGAGTTTATGAAAACCTTAAAGCAGGACAAAGCGATTAAGATGGATAACCTCGGCCCAAGTGATAAGTCTGGCGTTGACAAGTTGACTATCGACATTCCAGTTGAAGCTCGGGACAACGTTTTGAACCGTACTGACAGCAAGATATTCGTAGATGGGCAGGGCATTAACCCGACAGATTTTAAAGCAATCGGAAATGCTTCTGGAACGGCTATTCGTGCATTATATGGGCATCTTGAACTTAAAGCGTCTAACACTGAAGCTTATTTCCGAGATGCACTTAGCGAGCTTGTGCGGGCTATTATGGGCTGGCTGGGTGTTAGTGATGCTGACAGTCGCCCAATTAGTCAGACGTGGACTCGCACAGCTATCCAGAATAGCTTGGAGCAAGCTCAGGTCGTGGCGCAGGTCGCCCAGTATTCTAGTGATGAGGCTGTTGCTAAGGCCAATCCAATTGTCGATGACTGGCAAGAAGAGTTGAAGAATCGGCAAGATGATATTGTGGCGCAAGATGGCTACGGTAATCCAGATGCTGACGACCAGCTAGGCGGTGAGGACGATGACCAAACTTAG
- a CDS encoding PBSX family phage terminase large subunit, protein MKRVSLKTKVATSFYNLHVDIKHRRHSNYWLSGGRGSTKSSFVSIEVVLGIMKDPEANAVVLRKVANTLRDSVFDQYLWAIDVLGVEDYWKESVSPMVLTYMPTGQQIRFKGADKPRKIKSQKFRHGYTKFKHYEEVDEFGGWPEIRSMNQSLNRGGSDIITFYSYNPPASQNSWVNKVTDSEGLRGDTLVHKSDYLSVPREWLGKEFIADAEQLKEDNPKAYAHEYLGEITGTGAEVFNNIIKRRITEQELQTFDNPRRGLDFGFASDPLAYEQVFFDVARHRLYIYAEVYQVGLKNQNAVDLIKPYDPENKPITGDSASPGTIAELRDMGLPVIGAIKGPGSRDQGFKWLQDLREIIIDPERCPNAAREFTAYELERDKYGELKAEYPDGNDHSIDAVRYAIESIMRKGGFKPWKQKR, encoded by the coding sequence ATGAAACGAGTGAGCTTAAAGACTAAAGTAGCAACATCTTTCTACAATCTTCACGTTGATATTAAGCATCGTCGGCATTCAAATTATTGGCTGTCCGGTGGCCGTGGATCAACGAAGTCAAGTTTCGTTTCAATTGAGGTCGTATTGGGAATCATGAAAGACCCAGAAGCGAACGCCGTAGTACTACGGAAAGTTGCAAACACGCTGCGTGATTCAGTGTTTGACCAGTATCTATGGGCCATCGATGTATTGGGCGTTGAAGACTATTGGAAAGAGTCTGTTAGTCCGATGGTATTAACTTATATGCCGACTGGCCAGCAGATTCGATTTAAGGGTGCTGATAAGCCACGTAAAATTAAATCACAGAAGTTTAGACACGGCTATACTAAGTTTAAACACTATGAAGAAGTTGATGAGTTCGGTGGCTGGCCGGAAATTCGTTCTATGAATCAGTCGCTTAATCGTGGTGGTAGTGACATCATCACCTTTTATAGCTACAATCCGCCAGCGAGTCAGAATAGCTGGGTGAATAAAGTGACTGACAGTGAAGGCCTGCGCGGCGATACATTGGTGCATAAATCCGATTATCTTAGTGTTCCAAGAGAATGGCTTGGTAAAGAGTTCATTGCGGATGCCGAGCAGTTAAAGGAGGATAACCCCAAAGCGTACGCCCATGAGTATCTCGGTGAGATTACTGGGACGGGCGCTGAGGTATTTAACAACATCATTAAGCGGCGCATTACGGAACAGGAATTACAAACATTTGATAACCCAAGACGAGGACTTGATTTCGGTTTTGCCAGTGATCCATTGGCATACGAGCAAGTCTTTTTTGATGTCGCACGGCACCGGCTATACATCTACGCAGAAGTTTACCAGGTTGGGTTGAAGAACCAGAACGCCGTGGATTTAATCAAACCGTATGATCCCGAAAACAAGCCAATCACTGGTGATTCTGCTTCACCCGGAACGATTGCTGAACTTCGGGACATGGGGCTGCCGGTGATTGGTGCCATTAAGGGGCCGGGAAGTCGTGACCAGGGATTCAAATGGCTACAAGACTTACGTGAAATCATTATTGATCCGGAGCGTTGTCCTAATGCTGCCCGTGAGTTCACAGCCTATGAGTTAGAACGCGATAAGTATGGTGAATTAAAAGCAGAATACCCCGATGGTAACGACCACAGTATTGATGCTGTTCGGTATGCCATTGAGTCAATCATGCGGAAAGGAGGTTTCAAGCCTTGGAAACAAAAGCGATGA
- a CDS encoding terminase small subunit, translating to MDKRKQAGRDYSSGMAYKDISAKYGVPVNTLKSWRTRDGWKKDASAIKKVQPKRKKDAPKVAPKIVDELEANNELTEKQKLFCLFYLQRFNATWAYQQAYRVDWNTANVNGSRMLVNASVKRQLTELKKQQQSDLYFDLQDIILELRQQSKSDVRDVVSFKTVKRLRWTKIRDKTGPYEDDNGHYRMDPDIDPETGEQAWYYENIVTLEDSNQIDTSNVKSIRIDKGEAVVEMYDKQKALETLAKYADVYTTQQESQGVKIDDNIEGDDEDETSELKD from the coding sequence ATGGATAAACGAAAACAGGCAGGTAGGGATTACTCTTCAGGGATGGCTTACAAAGACATCTCAGCTAAGTATGGTGTGCCAGTCAATACGCTCAAATCGTGGCGTACCCGCGACGGCTGGAAGAAGGATGCATCTGCAATCAAAAAGGTGCAACCAAAACGAAAAAAAGATGCACCCAAGGTTGCACCTAAAATAGTAGATGAATTAGAGGCAAACAACGAGCTGACTGAAAAGCAGAAGTTGTTCTGCCTCTTTTATTTACAGCGATTTAATGCAACTTGGGCGTACCAGCAGGCTTACAGAGTTGATTGGAATACAGCCAATGTGAATGGTAGTCGGATGCTAGTGAATGCTAGTGTAAAACGGCAGTTGACTGAGTTGAAGAAGCAACAACAATCTGACTTGTACTTTGACCTTCAAGATATCATCCTTGAATTGCGCCAGCAGTCTAAGTCGGATGTTCGCGATGTGGTTAGCTTTAAAACAGTGAAGCGTTTGCGTTGGACTAAGATTAGAGATAAAACGGGTCCCTATGAGGATGACAACGGGCACTATCGCATGGATCCTGATATTGACCCAGAAACAGGAGAGCAAGCGTGGTATTACGAGAATATAGTAACCTTGGAAGATAGTAATCAAATTGATACGAGCAATGTAAAGTCAATCCGGATTGACAAAGGTGAGGCCGTGGTTGAAATGTATGATAAGCAGAAGGCGCTTGAGACGCTTGCTAAGTATGCTGATGTTTACACAACTCAGCAGGAATCACAGGGCGTTAAGATTGACGATAATATCGAAGGAGATGATGAAGATGAAACGAGTGAGCTTAAAGACTAA